In the Capillibacterium thermochitinicola genome, one interval contains:
- a CDS encoding divergent PAP2 family protein: MGGFSENTVFWSAFLAWLVTQVLKGLLFLIKQKKLDFRRFVGAGGMPSSHSAFVSALATGVGLTDGWASTNFALALVFALVVMYDAAGVRLAASKQAQVLNKMVQELFGEREFHHERLKELIGHTPVEVIVGSLLGVFFGWWLVAAK, encoded by the coding sequence ATGGGCGGATTTTCAGAAAACACGGTCTTTTGGAGCGCATTCCTCGCGTGGTTGGTAACCCAGGTTCTAAAGGGGTTATTGTTCCTGATCAAACAGAAAAAGTTGGATTTCCGTCGCTTTGTCGGCGCAGGGGGGATGCCCAGTTCCCACTCGGCGTTTGTGTCGGCGTTGGCGACGGGTGTCGGGCTGACCGACGGCTGGGCGTCAACCAATTTTGCCCTGGCTTTGGTCTTTGCTTTAGTGGTGATGTATGATGCGGCCGGGGTGCGGTTGGCCGCCAGCAAACAGGCGCAGGTTTTGAATAAGATGGTGCAGGAGCTCTTTGGGGAACGGGAGTTTCACCATGAACGATTGAAAGAATTGATCGGCCATACTCCGGTGGAAGTGATCGTCGGATCTTTGCTCGGGGTCTTTTTTGGCTGGTGGTTGGTGGCGGCAAAATAA